In Camelus dromedarius isolate mCamDro1 chromosome 3, mCamDro1.pat, whole genome shotgun sequence, one DNA window encodes the following:
- the SLC36A2 gene encoding proton-coupled amino acid transporter 2 isoform X2 has product MGPLSLLAMGLISCHCMHILVRCAQHFCHRLNKPFMDYGDTVMHGLEASPSSWLRNHAHWGRHIVSFFLIVTQLGFCCVYIVFLADNLKQVVEAVNGTTSNCHDNMTVILMPTMDSRLYMLTFLPFLVLLALVRNLRILTIFSLLANISMLVSLIIIIQYITQGIPDPSQLPLVANWKTYALFFGTAIFSFESIGVVLPLENKMKDARRFPVILSLGMSIITALYISIGTLGYLRFRNDIKASITLNLPNCWLYQSVKLLYIIGILCTYSLQFYVPAEIIIPFAISKVSQRWALPLDLSIRLVMACLTCILAILVPRLDLVLSLVGSVSSSALALIIPPLLEIVTYYSEGMSLLTIIKDALISILGFVGFVMGTYQALDELIQSEHFLTFPNSTTFT; this is encoded by the exons ATGGGCCCGCTCAGTTTGCTGGCCATGGGCCTCATCTCCTGCCATTGTATGCACATCCTGGTCAGGTGTGCCCAGCACTTCTGCCACAG GCTTAACAAACCGTTTATGGACTACGGGGATACAGTGATGCATGGACTAGAAGCCAGCCCCAGCAGCTGGCTCCGGAACCATGCACATTGGGGAAG gCATATCGTGAGCTTCTTTCTCATAGTCACCCAGCTGGGCTTCTGCTGCGTGTACATTGTGTTTCTGGCCGATAATTTAAAACAG GTAGTGGAAGCAGTTAATGGCACCACCAGCAACTGCCATGACAACATGACAGTGATCCTGATGCCCACCATGGATTCACGACTCTACATGCTCAccttcctgcccttcctggtGCTGCTGGCCCTCGTTCGGAACCTCAGGATCCTGACCATCTTCTCCCTGTTGGCCAACATCAGCATGCTGGTCAGCTTAATCATCATCATCCAGTACATCACCCAG GGAATTCCAGACCCCAGCCAGTTGCCACTGGTAGCAAATTGGAAGACCTACGCTCTCTTTTTTGGAACAGccattttttcatttgaaagcaTTGGCGTG GTTCTGCCCCTGGAAAACAAGATGAAGGATGCCCGCCGCTTCCCAGTCATCCTGTCTTTGGGGATGTCCATCATTACTGCCTTGTACATCAGCATCGGGACTCTAGGCTACCTGAGGTTCAGAAATGACATCAAGGCCAGCATAACCCTTAACCTGCCCAACTGCTG GCTGTACCAGTCGGTCAAGCTCCTCTACATCATTGGCATCCTGTGCACCTATTCCCTGCAGTTCTACGTCCCTGCAGAAATCATTATTCCCTTTGCCATCTCCAAGGTGTCACAGCGCTGGGCACTGCCTCTGGACTTGTCCATCCGCCTCGTCATGGCCTGCCTGACAT GCATCTTGGCCATCCTCGTCCCCCGCCTGGACCTGGTTCTCTCCCTGGTGGGCTCCGTGAGCAGCAGTGCCCTGGCCCTCATCATCCCGCCCCTCCTGGAGATTGTCACCTACTACTCAGAGGGTATGAGCCTCCTCACTATCATCAAGGACGCCCTGATCAGCATCCTGGGCTTCGTGGGCTTTGTGATGGGTACCTACCAGGCCCTGGACGAGCTGATCCAGTCAGAACATTTTCTCACCTTTCCCAACTCCACCACTTTTACTTAG
- the SLC36A2 gene encoding proton-coupled amino acid transporter 2 isoform X1, translating into MPMTKSAEGPPGAVDLKMDLKSPPQSAEKLQNKDSGFLDGSPSESPGLETTKGITAFQTLVHLVKGNIGTGILGLPLAVKNAGILMGPLSLLAMGLISCHCMHILVRCAQHFCHRLNKPFMDYGDTVMHGLEASPSSWLRNHAHWGRHIVSFFLIVTQLGFCCVYIVFLADNLKQVVEAVNGTTSNCHDNMTVILMPTMDSRLYMLTFLPFLVLLALVRNLRILTIFSLLANISMLVSLIIIIQYITQGIPDPSQLPLVANWKTYALFFGTAIFSFESIGVVLPLENKMKDARRFPVILSLGMSIITALYISIGTLGYLRFRNDIKASITLNLPNCWLYQSVKLLYIIGILCTYSLQFYVPAEIIIPFAISKVSQRWALPLDLSIRLVMACLTCILAILVPRLDLVLSLVGSVSSSALALIIPPLLEIVTYYSEGMSLLTIIKDALISILGFVGFVMGTYQALDELIQSEHFLTFPNSTTFT; encoded by the exons ATGCCCATGACAAAGAGTGCTGAGGGTCCCCCAGGAGCTGTTGACCTCAAAATGGACCTCAAGTCCCCTCCCCAAAGTGCCGAGAAGCTGCAGAACAAGGACTCCGGTTTCTTGGATGGGAGCCCTTCAGAGTCGCCGGGCTTGGAAACGACGAAGGGCATAAC aGCATTCCAGACCTTGGTTCACCTGGTGAAAGGTAACATAGGCACAGGGATCCTGGGACTACCCCTGGCTGTGAAGAATGCAGGCATCCTG ATGGGCCCGCTCAGTTTGCTGGCCATGGGCCTCATCTCCTGCCATTGTATGCACATCCTGGTCAGGTGTGCCCAGCACTTCTGCCACAG GCTTAACAAACCGTTTATGGACTACGGGGATACAGTGATGCATGGACTAGAAGCCAGCCCCAGCAGCTGGCTCCGGAACCATGCACATTGGGGAAG gCATATCGTGAGCTTCTTTCTCATAGTCACCCAGCTGGGCTTCTGCTGCGTGTACATTGTGTTTCTGGCCGATAATTTAAAACAG GTAGTGGAAGCAGTTAATGGCACCACCAGCAACTGCCATGACAACATGACAGTGATCCTGATGCCCACCATGGATTCACGACTCTACATGCTCAccttcctgcccttcctggtGCTGCTGGCCCTCGTTCGGAACCTCAGGATCCTGACCATCTTCTCCCTGTTGGCCAACATCAGCATGCTGGTCAGCTTAATCATCATCATCCAGTACATCACCCAG GGAATTCCAGACCCCAGCCAGTTGCCACTGGTAGCAAATTGGAAGACCTACGCTCTCTTTTTTGGAACAGccattttttcatttgaaagcaTTGGCGTG GTTCTGCCCCTGGAAAACAAGATGAAGGATGCCCGCCGCTTCCCAGTCATCCTGTCTTTGGGGATGTCCATCATTACTGCCTTGTACATCAGCATCGGGACTCTAGGCTACCTGAGGTTCAGAAATGACATCAAGGCCAGCATAACCCTTAACCTGCCCAACTGCTG GCTGTACCAGTCGGTCAAGCTCCTCTACATCATTGGCATCCTGTGCACCTATTCCCTGCAGTTCTACGTCCCTGCAGAAATCATTATTCCCTTTGCCATCTCCAAGGTGTCACAGCGCTGGGCACTGCCTCTGGACTTGTCCATCCGCCTCGTCATGGCCTGCCTGACAT GCATCTTGGCCATCCTCGTCCCCCGCCTGGACCTGGTTCTCTCCCTGGTGGGCTCCGTGAGCAGCAGTGCCCTGGCCCTCATCATCCCGCCCCTCCTGGAGATTGTCACCTACTACTCAGAGGGTATGAGCCTCCTCACTATCATCAAGGACGCCCTGATCAGCATCCTGGGCTTCGTGGGCTTTGTGATGGGTACCTACCAGGCCCTGGACGAGCTGATCCAGTCAGAACATTTTCTCACCTTTCCCAACTCCACCACTTTTACTTAG